Below is a window of Rahnella aceris DNA.
CGATTGTCGGGCTGGTCGGGTTGCATTTCGGCTGGCGCATCGCCTTCGTGGTGATTGCTGCACTGGGCTTTGTCTGGCTGGCGGCATGGATGACCTTTTTCCGCGATAAGCCAGAGCAGCATCCGCGGGTCTCAGAGGAAGAAAAACGTCTGATTGCCAGCGACCGCCCGGCGACACCGGTGACAAACGGCGCCAGAGAAAATGATGCGCACAGCTTGTGGTATTACGTTTTATCCAAACCGGTGCTGGGGGTGGCTGCAGCCTTTTTCTGCTTCAACTACATTCAGTATTTCTTCCTGTCATGGCTGCCAAGCTATCTCACTGACTTCCAGCATCTCGACATTAAGAGCATGAGCATTATCGGTATTCTGCCCTGGCTGGGCGCGACTGCGGGTTTCATCGGTGGCGGGATTGTCGCCGATATTCTCTACCGTCGTAGCGGTAATTTCCTCTTCTCACGCAAAGCGGTGATTTTCGCCGGTCTGATTATTGCTGCCGGTTGTGTGCTGATGACGGCTTATACCCGCAACACCGCAGGCGCCGTGGCGCTGATTACCGTCGCCAGTATTTTTGCTTATATGACGCCACAGGCGTGCTGGTCATTGTTGCAGGATATCGTTCCGGCGCACCGTATCGGGACCGCAGGCGGTTTCGTGCATTTACTGGCGAATCTGGCCGGGATTTTATCCCCGAGCATTACCGGATTTTTAATCCAGTACGGCGGGGGATATCAGTCAGCCTTCATCCTCTCAAGTGGCCTGGCGATCGTCGGTGTGATTGCAATGGCTATTCTGGTACGCCAGAACAAAGTGAATGAATTGTTTGGCAAAAAAGCGCCAGCGGAAGAAATCGCCGCCGGTCATTAATCCTCCGGTTTATCCTGTAAGGCCCCTGTTCAACCTGCAATTGAATTGATACATTGCAGGTTGAACATTGAGCAGATTTATAGGATGTAAAATGCCCTCGTCAGAACTTTCGCTGTTCCCCCCTGCATTGAAAACCGGCGATACCATTGGTTTTTTCTCTGCGTCATCACCGGTGACTGCCACCGCCCCTAACCGTTATCTGCGCGGGAAGAAATTCCTTGAAGATAAAGGATTTGTGCTGAAAGCCGGCACAATGACCGGACAATATGATCACTATCGCTCCGGCTCCATTCAGGCACGTGCCGAAGAACTGAATCAGTTGATCCGTGATCCGCAGGTGCGTTGTGTAATGTCGTCGATAGGCGGTAACAACACTAACTCCCTGCTGCCTTATCTGGATTACGATGCGCTGCGTACTGATCCGAAAATCATCATCGGGTATTCCGACACGACCGCATTGCTGGCCGGGATTTATGCGCAAACAGGATTGATCACCTTTTACGGTCCGGCGCTGGTGGCTTCTTTTGGCGAATTTCCGCCGCTGGTTGATGAAACCTACGCGTCTTTCGCTGACATCCTGATGACCCGCCGCTCTGAGCCTTATCGCTACGCTTTACCGCAGCACTGGACGGATGAAAAGCTCAACTGGAATGATGTCACGCCGGTCAGGGCGAAAACGTTGTACGCCAATACCTGCCGTTTTCACGGCAAGGGACGCATCGAGGGGCGCGTCATCGGCGGAAATCTGAATACGTTGTCTGGCATCTGGGGCAGCCCTTATATGCCGGAAATCCGTCAGGGCGATATTTTGTTTATCGAAGACAGCTTGCACAATATCGCGACCATCGAGCGCTCTTTCTCAATGCTGAAACTGAACGGAATTTTCGACCGTGTGAGCGCTATTCTGCTCGGCAAACACGAATTGTTCGATAATGCGGGGACAGGAAGGCAACCGGCGGATGTGCTGCTGGAAGTGCTGAACGGACAAGACATTCCGCTGGTTGATGGCTTCGACTGCTGCCATACCCATCCGATGTTAACGCTTCCTCTGGGTGCCCGTATTGCTGTCGACTTCTCTCAGCAGCACATCGACATTGTCGGCCCGTATCTGCAGCAATAAATCAAAAATCACGTACTACTAAAAATCCGTACGTGATTTATATGCTTTTCCCCCCACGCTTTCCGCCATTACATTTCGAACGACTGCTCTGTAAACATTTACGACAGAAATCTGTTTTTGAAATAGAACGGTTTATACTGACTGACCTGATGCGTGAGATATAAATCAAGAATGCGCGCCGGGTGCGCATTGTTCTCATTGCATGAAGCATGTGTGGAGGCAGGATATTCTTAACAGGGAGGCGTGAAATGCACATGAATTATCTGATTGAAAATCTAATAGTCTTCAACCCTGAAGATAACACACTTTCATTAGCGGGTGATTCAGAAAACAAGATCGCCATTTCTAATCCTGCGCGCAGGATATTATTATTGTTAATAGAACAACAGGGTATCGTTGTTGAGCGTGAAATATTTTTTAAAAAAGTTTGGGATGACTACGGACTGATAGCAAGTAATAATAATCTTAATCACTGCGTCAGCAAATTACGCAAAGTAGTGGTCACTTTGGGTTACCCTGATGAATTTATCGTTACCGTGCCCAAGGTCGGTTTTACTATCCGTAAAGAAATCATTATTGAACCTTACCTCATGCATGAACCTCCTGAGGAGAAAATTCAGGTTCACAACGTGCAGGTCAACAAAACACCGGAAAACCGGCTGACTGAAACAGAGCAAAAGGAAGAGAACATCGCGCCGACGGCAGCATCACTTCAGCTAAAAACGCAACCTGAAAAGAGGATAAAAAATCGCCCCTCTGGCTTTATGATAAGCCTGCTTGTGGCGGCAGTCTTGACTGTGTGGGCATTTTTCATTATGTACAACGATTTACAGGATCCGAAAACAGAGCTGAAAATTGCCAGGCTGGGTGCCTGTGATTTGTATTCAACCGCGCCCGTCATTTCGTCCCGTAAGCGCGAATTTATTCAACTGGCCGGGACATTTCTGCAAAAAAATAATATTACCTGCAAACCAGGAGATATTTTCATATTCCAAAGTGAGCGTTTTACCTCGCCCATCAATACTGGCTCAGTACGTGATTTTATGGCGCAGTGCATTACCGATGATAATTATAAAGCTAACATTTGCATAAGCTATTATACAAATGACAGGACCACGCATGTTCAGTGATAGAAAACGTATTTTTCAGGGAAAGAAGAGCATCCTCCTCCCGTTCATCCCGGCTGTATTTATATTACTCTTTACCCTGTATGGTTTTTTCGTCCAAAAGAACCGGGAAGCATTCCCTGTTAATATACCTTGCCGTGGAAATATGATCATAGAAGCACAATATGATAATCAAACCGCAAAACTGGTGGCCGCACTCTACTTCAGTTTTCTTGACAACCACAAAATTTTAGTTTCACTCAGTGGAACGGGTTATTTGTATGACAAAAATGGGATTGTTATTCAACGGAAAACATTGCTGAGAAACATTTATTATGACTATATTCACGTTAGCACAAACTCCAGTACGTATTCGCTCACCAGCAGTCAGATTAATATCGACAGTGTAGACAATATGGACTGGCAGATTTCGTCTCTCCTGCTGATAAACAGTTTTTTTCTGACCGGCCATACTGACACGCTGGTACTGAAGAAATACGATAACAGCACCCTGTTGATTGAAAGCAACCAGTCTCCGATTGCATTGTGTGTATTCAAAAAAAGTCTTTGAATACAAATACATTTAGCAACTCACTTATTTATAGTAGAGGTACAGATGAAACCCGCAAGCCTGGGCGTAACGCGACAAGGTACAAAAACTGGCCTGAGCCGGCCGCTTCTCAAGGCGGGTAATGGCCGGTGGCGTGATGCCCAGCCGTCTGGCCAGTTCTGTCTTACTCAGTCCAGCATCTTCACGCAGGGTTTGCAGCAGGGCATGAATGTGAGTCTCTGCGATGAGCTCCGGTGCCTGGACCTTATAAACCGGTTCCTCGAGCGCCTGCGCCCGCAATTTTGCCGTTCTTAGCATAGCCTTCCTCCTTTCCTTAAGCCGTCGTCAGTAGTAGTTGATCTTGACGATCACGGATGCGTCAAACTGCCCGAGAGAAAGCGTTTTCCCCGGAATCGCACTCAGTTTTGCCGTAAAGTTTTTGGTGACTTCATTCACATTGTTCAGCTCAGCAAAGTCATCATAGCGGTTGAAAGTGATGGCTTTATCCTGGTCGTTATAGAGCATCAGCTTCGCGCCGTTGGACAGGTCAATCGCGGTGTTGTCCAGCAGTGGGCTGGCGGTGGAAAATTCCGCCTGCAGCGAGAAGTTGTCAAGGCACCCTTGTTTTACCGCTTTAATGGCAAACGGCAGTGAAACGCCGGACGATCGGGACAACGTGGTACTTTGAATCGCACCAAAATCGACAATCTGAGACTCAGGATAGACTTTCAGGTCAGAGCCACAGGCCAGAAAGCGGATCCCCTGTAATCCTGAAAGGTTGTATTTAAGATTTTTTGCGCCCGGCGTTTTGTTAATCCCGCGGCTGCCGTCAAGCTGGAAAACCGTAAACTGGTCGGCCCCCTGATAATGTCCGCTGGAAGGCGCATTTCCGCTGACTTTGATATACAGACGGAACGTGACATTCACCGTCACATTCTGACCTTTTTTGATCGGCGTACTGTTGGTACTCAGACGCTGTTCGTTCTGCTCCAGATCCTGCCCGTTGTAACTGACGCCCAGCAGCAACCCTTCACCAATCGACTGTGATTTGGGATTAAAGTAGAAATGCACCACATCAATGATCGAACCCAGCACATTGTCGCAATAGGCCGTGACATTGATGTCATTGGATTCCCAGACTTTCGTGCCTGCTGGCACGTTCGCCGGGATCGCCAGTTGCCCGACGGGAATAGCCGGTTTGTCCACAATACCGGTACCTTTTTCGACACAATCGAGCGCCAGTGCACTGCGGGAAAAAAACAACAGCAGCAGGAGAAATACCATCCGACCCGCCTGAAATCTGTCAATACCAGCCATCACCACTCCTTAGCGTTTTGCGTCTTTGCTGATGCGCTGACATTGTTGTGTCTGGCAGTTGTACTCGTTCACCTGCAAACCGCCGTAATCATCCATGTAACCCAGACTATATTGCTGGCTAACGTACTGCTTGCCGGTGAGATTTTCGCTGGCGAACGGTGCGAGCATCACGCTGTCAAAACCAGGGATATTGCCTTTGTTGTCTTTGCCCAGATAGCCGACAGTGATATAAAACGGTGTCGGATTGGTCAGTTTTAGCCCATCACTGAGACGGGCAACCTGAAGCTGTTCCTGCCAGTGACCTTTCACCAGCTTCCTGAGTTCCACCGGACGGAAAAACAGCTTCACGCGGCTTTGGATCGCCACCTGCATCACGTTCGCCATGTCACTTTTTGGCGGCACTTCACGCACGTTAAAGTAAAACAGCGATTCGCGATCTTTCGGCAGACCGGCGGTTTCGGGTAACTGCAAAATGCGGATCTGGCTTTTCTGGCCAGCATCAATGCGCTGCATCGGCGGCAACGCCACCAGCGGAGAGGTGATTTTTTCGCCCTGCGCGTTCTCCAGCCAGACCTGCGCAAGATACGGTAGATCTTTGCTCTGGTTTTCCAGCATCACGCTGACGGATTTATCACTGGCGTTATAGATGATGCGTGTCCGGTCCAGATTGACGGCGGCGAAAGCCGGATAAGTCATGCCAATCATCAGCAGTAATGCTGCCCCAAAACGCAAAAAATACCTGTTCATCGGATTATTCCTTTCCTGATCTGCTTTGTTAAAAGCGTTTAAATTATTAAGTGCAGGGCAGCAATACCTGCCCTGAATATGTCACGGGCTGAGGTGGCACCTGGATCTGACATTGCTGCCCGTCTCCCCAGCGAACAGTCAGGGATTTCTCGCCGGATACTCCGGCCAGGTACGCCAGACCACTGTCGCCAATCAGGCCCGCTTCAAACCCGGAACTGTTGTCGGTAACGGCGGCGCCCAGCGGCGGGTGGCTGCCATCAGCGAGGCGTATTACCGCCATCAGACGTTCACCTTTAATGGCGCGGATTTTGCGAAAGCCTATTGCGCCTTCCGTCAGGGTTTTGCTGACCACCGAGCTGTAAACTTCCACGTCATCCGGCAAATTATTCACATCAACGCGGATATCGGAGGTCTGGTAGCTGGACACACCATTCACAACAGCAATGCCGTAATCGTTGGTCACTGACGCACCGTCGCTGATCGGAATGCCTTTCACGCCGGTTGATACCATCATGCGTGGCTCGCTGCCGGCGCTGCTCTGATGCAATGCTGCGCCTGCCGCTGTCGCAGTAAACGATCCGTACCAGTTGGCATTCACTGAGCGGTAATCGTTATTTTTCACGCTGCCGTTCGCACCGAACTGACCGTACGGCGACATATGCTGATAGTTGGCGCGGAACACACCGTTACCTTTTTGCAGATCCGGGCTGCTCCCGCCCGCGCCCACGCGCCAGCTATTGTTCGGATCCTGGCTGTTGTAATACGACGCCGTTTGCGAGTAACCACTTTGCGAATCCTGCTGCGCGTCGTAGCTGATCTGTTGCCCGGAAGACAACGGCAAACTGAGCGACAGAAACATCTGATTTTCATCGGTATCGCGGTAGTTCAGCTTGCTGGCGGAAAACGTCGCAGAAATGCCGGTAAAGCGGCCGATATCGAAAACCTTGCTGACCGACACGCTGTAATTGTTACTCGCACTCTCATTCCAGTAGACCTTGTGGGTAGCAGAGAGATAGAGCGTGATCGCCGGCCACGGCAGGTACTGATTTGCCGTCACGGTGTAGGTTTGTTTGTCATCGCGGGAATAACCGTCGCCGTTCACCTTGTCGAGGTACTGGCTGAACGACATAAACGTTTTTTCCGAGAAGCGGTATCCGGCAAACGTAATCTGACTGCCGGTCGAGTCAAACCGCTTGGAGTAGTTGGCGCGGTAACTCAGCCCGGTTTGTTTCCCTGCCACCGGTACGGTCGCCGAGGAACGCGTGACATCAAAAGATACGGCACCGAGTTTTTGCAGGTTTTGCCCGACGCCGATGGCCTGCGCCTGATAGTTACCGGTGGTGCTGATCAGACCGCCGTAAAGCGAGAAATCATTCAGCGCACCCCAGGACATTTCGCCGCTGTAAAAACCCGGCTGCAAGACGTGATTGCTGCTGCCGGTGGTCGGTTTGCCCATTGCGGTTTTGAAACGCACCTGGCCTTTGCGGGTCAGGAACGGAATGGTCGCGGTGGTCACCTGATAAGTCGTCACGCTGCCGTTTTCTTCTTCGATTTTGACATCCAGTGCGCCCTGTACCGCTTCGGTCAGATCCTGAACCACAAATGGGCCCGGTGACACGTTGGTCTGATAAATCACCCGCCCGTTCTGACTGATACTCACTTTGGCATTGGTTTTGGCGATGCCGGTGACTTGCGGCGCATAACCTCGCAGCGACGGAGGCAACATGCGCTGATCGCTGTTGAGTGAAACACCGAGAAAACGGAATGAATCGAAAATATCTGAGCTTAAATAGGTCTGCCCGCCGGTCAGGCGTGCGCCCACAGAAGGCAGCGCACGATACAGATAGGTTTGCGTCCAGGTGAATTTATCACTGGCGGGCGCGCCGGACGTGCGCGACGAAGAATACTGATAATCGGCACGGGCGCGCCACGGCCCGAGGTTAAAACCGGTGGTGCCGTAACTGCTGAAACTGGTGGTGCTGTCGCCGGACTGCGGCATGTATCGGCTGCCGAGCAGGTTGTAGTCGAGCAATGCACCGTTGACGCCATCATCCCACTGTGAGGGCGGCACCCAGTTTTGATCGTGAAAGGTCAGCCAGGCCTGGGGAATGCTGATATTCAGCGTTTGTTTTTCCTGATCGTAACGTGCGGTGACTTCCTGCTGCTGATCGAGAGATGTGCATTCACCGCGATGCCACAAAGTCAGCTTTTCGCGCACGTCTTTAGTGAGTTCGAATTTATCCACCAGTACCGGCGGTAAACACAGGCGGCTATTTTTCTTATCCGCAGTGGGAATATAGTGAATCACGCTTTGTTCGCCGAACGTGCGGCCATTGAGCACCACATCCAGCAGGTATTCACCGGGCGCGATATAATCGGCTACCTGAAACCGTGACAGATCGACATTATTGCGATCGGCAGAATCAATGAAGTTAACGTTAAATTCTACTGCGAAGCTTCTGACTGAAATA
It encodes the following:
- a CDS encoding MFS transporter, whose translation is MRKSNYRVVIALLLFFAGMLNYLDRAALSVMAPLIKGDLHINDAQMGILFSAFFIGYCLFCFIGGWSADKFGPRKVFAFAAAFWSVFCGATALVTGFAHLLVVRVMFGIGEGPMGTTTNKSISNWFPRKEVGRAVGFTNAGQPLGAAIAAPIVGLVGLHFGWRIAFVVIAALGFVWLAAWMTFFRDKPEQHPRVSEEEKRLIASDRPATPVTNGARENDAHSLWYYVLSKPVLGVAAAFFCFNYIQYFFLSWLPSYLTDFQHLDIKSMSIIGILPWLGATAGFIGGGIVADILYRRSGNFLFSRKAVIFAGLIIAAGCVLMTAYTRNTAGAVALITVASIFAYMTPQACWSLLQDIVPAHRIGTAGGFVHLLANLAGILSPSITGFLIQYGGGYQSAFILSSGLAIVGVIAMAILVRQNKVNELFGKKAPAEEIAAGH
- a CDS encoding fimbrial protein, whose translation is MAGIDRFQAGRMVFLLLLLFFSRSALALDCVEKGTGIVDKPAIPVGQLAIPANVPAGTKVWESNDINVTAYCDNVLGSIIDVVHFYFNPKSQSIGEGLLLGVSYNGQDLEQNEQRLSTNSTPIKKGQNVTVNVTFRLYIKVSGNAPSSGHYQGADQFTVFQLDGSRGINKTPGAKNLKYNLSGLQGIRFLACGSDLKVYPESQIVDFGAIQSTTLSRSSGVSLPFAIKAVKQGCLDNFSLQAEFSTASPLLDNTAIDLSNGAKLMLYNDQDKAITFNRYDDFAELNNVNEVTKNFTAKLSAIPGKTLSLGQFDASVIVKINYY
- a CDS encoding winged helix-turn-helix domain-containing protein, which produces MNYLIENLIVFNPEDNTLSLAGDSENKIAISNPARRILLLLIEQQGIVVEREIFFKKVWDDYGLIASNNNLNHCVSKLRKVVVTLGYPDEFIVTVPKVGFTIRKEIIIEPYLMHEPPEEKIQVHNVQVNKTPENRLTETEQKEENIAPTAASLQLKTQPEKRIKNRPSGFMISLLVAAVLTVWAFFIMYNDLQDPKTELKIARLGACDLYSTAPVISSRKREFIQLAGTFLQKNNITCKPGDIFIFQSERFTSPINTGSVRDFMAQCITDDNYKANICISYYTNDRTTHVQ
- a CDS encoding fimbrial biogenesis chaperone, whose translation is MNRYFLRFGAALLLMIGMTYPAFAAVNLDRTRIIYNASDKSVSVMLENQSKDLPYLAQVWLENAQGEKITSPLVALPPMQRIDAGQKSQIRILQLPETAGLPKDRESLFYFNVREVPPKSDMANVMQVAIQSRVKLFFRPVELRKLVKGHWQEQLQVARLSDGLKLTNPTPFYITVGYLGKDNKGNIPGFDSVMLAPFASENLTGKQYVSQQYSLGYMDDYGGLQVNEYNCQTQQCQRISKDAKR
- a CDS encoding helix-turn-helix domain-containing protein, whose amino-acid sequence is MLRTAKLRAQALEEPVYKVQAPELIAETHIHALLQTLREDAGLSKTELARRLGITPPAITRLEKRPAQASFCTLSRYAQACGFHLYLYYK
- a CDS encoding FidL-like protein gives rise to the protein MFSDRKRIFQGKKSILLPFIPAVFILLFTLYGFFVQKNREAFPVNIPCRGNMIIEAQYDNQTAKLVAALYFSFLDNHKILVSLSGTGYLYDKNGIVIQRKTLLRNIYYDYIHVSTNSSTYSLTSSQINIDSVDNMDWQISSLLLINSFFLTGHTDTLVLKKYDNSTLLIESNQSPIALCVFKKSL
- a CDS encoding S66 family peptidase — protein: MPSSELSLFPPALKTGDTIGFFSASSPVTATAPNRYLRGKKFLEDKGFVLKAGTMTGQYDHYRSGSIQARAEELNQLIRDPQVRCVMSSIGGNNTNSLLPYLDYDALRTDPKIIIGYSDTTALLAGIYAQTGLITFYGPALVASFGEFPPLVDETYASFADILMTRRSEPYRYALPQHWTDEKLNWNDVTPVRAKTLYANTCRFHGKGRIEGRVIGGNLNTLSGIWGSPYMPEIRQGDILFIEDSLHNIATIERSFSMLKLNGIFDRVSAILLGKHELFDNAGTGRQPADVLLEVLNGQDIPLVDGFDCCHTHPMLTLPLGARIAVDFSQQHIDIVGPYLQQ
- a CDS encoding fimbria/pilus outer membrane usher protein codes for the protein MSFAMNRTSAEIKNVLWFIFLLSGCFISVRSFAVEFNVNFIDSADRNNVDLSRFQVADYIAPGEYLLDVVLNGRTFGEQSVIHYIPTADKKNSRLCLPPVLVDKFELTKDVREKLTLWHRGECTSLDQQQEVTARYDQEKQTLNISIPQAWLTFHDQNWVPPSQWDDGVNGALLDYNLLGSRYMPQSGDSTTSFSSYGTTGFNLGPWRARADYQYSSSRTSGAPASDKFTWTQTYLYRALPSVGARLTGGQTYLSSDIFDSFRFLGVSLNSDQRMLPPSLRGYAPQVTGIAKTNAKVSISQNGRVIYQTNVSPGPFVVQDLTEAVQGALDVKIEEENGSVTTYQVTTATIPFLTRKGQVRFKTAMGKPTTGSSNHVLQPGFYSGEMSWGALNDFSLYGGLISTTGNYQAQAIGVGQNLQKLGAVSFDVTRSSATVPVAGKQTGLSYRANYSKRFDSTGSQITFAGYRFSEKTFMSFSQYLDKVNGDGYSRDDKQTYTVTANQYLPWPAITLYLSATHKVYWNESASNNYSVSVSKVFDIGRFTGISATFSASKLNYRDTDENQMFLSLSLPLSSGQQISYDAQQDSQSGYSQTASYYNSQDPNNSWRVGAGGSSPDLQKGNGVFRANYQHMSPYGQFGANGSVKNNDYRSVNANWYGSFTATAAGAALHQSSAGSEPRMMVSTGVKGIPISDGASVTNDYGIAVVNGVSSYQTSDIRVDVNNLPDDVEVYSSVVSKTLTEGAIGFRKIRAIKGERLMAVIRLADGSHPPLGAAVTDNSSGFEAGLIGDSGLAYLAGVSGEKSLTVRWGDGQQCQIQVPPQPVTYSGQVLLPCT